A genomic window from Salvia hispanica cultivar TCC Black 2014 chromosome 5, UniMelb_Shisp_WGS_1.0, whole genome shotgun sequence includes:
- the LOC125191351 gene encoding probable serine/threonine-protein kinase PBL3 produces the protein MGLCLGKSSAKLAHASSGQFSGGGAEEKQSGVVCSSSMLLGEKSNLKSFAFCDLKNATRNFRSDSLLGEGGFGYVFKGWIDDQTFAPCRPGTGLVVAVKKLKPESVQGHREWLAEVNYLGLLHHENLVKLIGYCSEAEKKLLVYEYMPKGSLENHLFRKGVQLMPWATRMRIAVDVARGLAFLHSLDANVIYRDLKASNVLLDSEFNAKLSDFGLAREGPKGDRTHVSTRVVGTRGYAAPEYVATGHLNPKSDVYSFGVVLLELLSGKRAAGDENAGGAEETLVDWTKPFLTDTRKVLRIMDSRLGGQYSKKGAQAAAAVALRCTDTDPRSRPVMTEVLAALLEIQKSTAAPRASARAMNHQLSPHRRLR, from the exons ATGGGTCTCTGCCTTGGTAAATCCTCTGCTAAACTTGCGCATGCTTCTTCTGGCCAATTCTCAG GCGGCGGCGCGGAGGAGAAGCAATCAGGAGTGGTATGCAGCAGCAGCATGTTGTTGGGTGAGAAAAGCAACCTCAAATCCTTCGCCTTCTGTGATCTCAAGAATGCCACTCGCAACTTCCGCTCCGACAGCCTCCTCGGCGAGGGCGGCTTCGGCTACGTCTTCAAAGGCTGGATTGACGACCAAACCTTCGCCCCCTGCCGCCCCGGCACCGGCCTCGTCGTTGCCGTCAAGAAGCTCAAGCCCGAGAGCGTTCAAGGCCACCGAGAATGGCTT GCAGAAGTGAACTATTTGGGGCTACTGCACCATGAGAATCTGGTGAAGTTGATTGGGTATTGCTCGGAGGCAGAGAAGAAGCTTCTAGTGTATGAATACATGCCAAAAGGGAGCTTAGAGAATCACTTGTTTAGAA AGGGAGTGCAGCTGATGCCGTGGGCTACTCGGATGAGGATCGCGGTGGACGTGGCGAGGGGGCTGGCCTTCCTGCACAGCCTCGACGCCAATGTCATCTACCGAGACCTCAAGGCGTCCAACGTGCTTCTCGACTCG GAGTTCAATGCCAAGCTGTCGGATTTCGGCCTCGCGAGGGAGGGGCCCAAGGGGGACAGGACCCACGTTTCGACCCGGGTTGTGGGCACGAGGGGGTACGCTGCGCCCGAGTACGTGGCCACAGGCCACTTGAACCCCAAGAGCGACGTGTACAGTTTTGGAGTGGTGCTGCTGGAGCTTCTATCTGGGAAACGGGCGGCAGGGGACGAGAACGCCGGGGGTGCGGAGGAGACGTTGGTGGACTGGACGAAGCCGTTCCTCACGGACACTAGGAAGGTGTTGAGGATCATGGATTCAAGGCTGGGAGGGCAGTACTCTAAGAAGGGGGCGCAGGCGGCTGCGGCCGTGGCCTTGCGTTGCACTGACACGGATCCCAGGAGCAGGCCAGTCATGACGGAGGTCTTGGCCGCCCTCCTCGAAATCCAAAAATCCACCGCT
- the LOC125186392 gene encoding stomatal closure-related actin-binding protein 1-like encodes MTRLTHDYSYATQKDAVSPVSTDVFFATSRFPHYKIGANNQIVEVKEDAEMSSMKDMVARETALLLEQQKRLSVRDLASKFEKGLAAAAKLSDEARLKEAVTLEKHVLLKKLRDTLEALRGRVAGSNKDDVEEAIAMVEALAVHLTQREGELIQEKAEVKKLATFLKQASNDAKKLVDEERAFALAEIENARKAVQRVEEALQEHERMSRASGKQDLDELMKEVQEARRIKMLHQPSRVMDMEHELQALRIQLAEKSKHSLQLQKELAITRNGGKNTPHLYDIDGTEALGSVLFIYQCSDSAPELSECAIQWYRLMPESGKKELISGATKSVYAPEPCDVGRMLQAEISANDQTTTVATSGPVDPAAGLGSYVEALVRRHDTEFNVVVIQMNGADHDSHAIHVLHVGKMRMKLCRAKTTLVKEYYSNSMQLCGVRGGGNAAAQAVYWQAKAGHSFVLAFESERERNAAIMLARRFAFDCNITLAGPDAGA; translated from the exons ATGACGAGGTTAACCCATGATTATAGCTATGCAACGCAAAAGGATGCAGTCTCTCCAGTTTCTACTGATGTGTTTTTTGCCACAAGTCGCTTTCCACATTATAAAATTGGTGCCAACAATCAAATCGTAGAGGTGAAAGAAGACGCTGAGATGTCCTCTATGAAAGACATGGTTGCACGAGAGACTGCCCTATTGCTGGAGCAGCAGAAACGCCTCTCAGTGCGCGACCTTGCTAGCAAATTTGAGAAGGGTTTGGCTGCTGCTGCAAAGCTATCTGATGAG GCTAGGCTCAAAGAGGCAGTCACACTAGAGAAACATGTACTTCTAAAGAAACTCAGGGACACACTTGAAGCACTGAGAGGGCGCGTAGCTGGCTCAAACAAAGATGATGTGGAAGAAGCTATAGCTATG gTTGAAGCTTTAGCAGTTCATTTAACTCAGAGAGAAGGAGAGCTCATTCAAGAGAAGGCAGAAGTAAAAAAGCTTGCAACTTTTTTGAAACAG gCTTCTAACGATGCTAAGAAACTTGTTGATGAAGAGAGAGCTTTTGCACTGGCTGAAATTGAGAATGCTAGAAAAGCAGTCCAGCGAGTAGAAGAGGCTCTTCAGGAACATGAGCGAATGTCACGAGCTTCAGGGAAACAG GACTTGGATGAATTGATGAAGGAGGTTCAAGAGGCTAGACGAATAAAAATGCTACATCAACCTAGTAGG GTCATGGATATGGAACATGAGCTTCAAGCATTGAGGATCCAACTTGCTGAAAAGTCAAAGCATTCGCTACAGCTTCAGAAGGag CTCGCAATAACCAGGAATGGCGGTAAAAACACACCCCATTTGTATGACATAGATGGCACGGAGGCATTAGGTTCagttttgtttatatatcaATGTTCTGATAGTGCTCCAGAACTTTCGGAATGTGCAATTCAATGGTATCGTTTAATGCCTGAGAGTGGCAAGAAGGAGCTTATATCAG GAGCTACCAAATCTGTATATGCTCCCGAGCCTTGTGATGTTGGACGAATGCTTCAAGCTGAAATTTCGGCTAATGATCAAACAACTACAGTCGCAACCTCTGGACCTGTCGATCCTG CTGCAGGATTGGGAAGCTATGTAGAAGCACTTGTGAGAAGGCATGACACTGAGTTCAAT GTAGTCGTCATCCAGATGAATGGGGCAGATCATGACTCGCACGCCATCCATGTACTGCATGTTGGTAAGATGAGAATGAAACTTTGCCGAGCCAAGACAACACTCGTAAAAGAATACTATTCCAATTCAATGCAG CTATGTGGAGTTAGAGGCGGTGGGAATGCTGCAGCACAGGCCGTATACTGGCAGGCGAAAGCAGGACATTCCTTCGTATTAGCATTTGAAtcggagagagaaagaaacgCAGCTATCATGCTTGCAAGAAGATTTGCATTTGACTGTAAT ATTACGCTAGCTGGGCCGGATGCAGGAGCTTGA